The Saccharomonospora glauca K62 genome has a segment encoding these proteins:
- a CDS encoding winged helix-turn-helix domain-containing protein, protein MRTVSPDAARRIALAAQGFADPRPGAEPGRRQLRRVLDRLRVIQLDSVNVVVRAHYAPLFARLGAYDRELIDAAAWTHSARRPRLLVECWAHEASLVPVEDWPLLHSGAKPRGWWRHYGRIADAEPGLVEDVLAVVKELGPVGAGTIERELTGPVARTPGTWWERSDVKKVCEWLFGIGVLTTGSRRGFERLYDLSERVLPPEVLHRTVDVRTAARQLVERAARAYGIATEPDLRDYYRLSPEVTRRAVADLVADGVLEPVRVETWRATAYRHVAARTPRRVAGRALLCPFDPLVWERKRTERLFGFRYRIEIYVPESRRVHGYYVFPFLLDGALVARVDLKADRAAGVLRVQGAFAEPGVERDRVASELLAELGVMASWLGLDEVGVGERGDLAAELRRL, encoded by the coding sequence GTGAGAACCGTGAGCCCGGATGCCGCCCGCCGGATCGCCCTCGCCGCGCAGGGCTTCGCCGATCCCCGCCCCGGTGCCGAGCCCGGTCGCAGGCAGCTTCGCCGGGTGCTGGACCGGCTGCGAGTGATCCAACTGGACTCGGTGAACGTGGTGGTCCGCGCGCACTACGCGCCGCTGTTCGCGCGTCTCGGCGCGTACGACCGGGAGCTGATCGACGCGGCGGCGTGGACGCACAGTGCCCGCCGTCCCCGCCTGCTCGTGGAGTGCTGGGCCCACGAGGCGAGCCTGGTCCCGGTGGAGGACTGGCCGCTGTTGCACTCCGGGGCGAAACCTCGGGGATGGTGGCGGCACTACGGCCGGATCGCCGACGCCGAGCCGGGGCTCGTGGAGGACGTGCTCGCCGTGGTCAAGGAACTCGGTCCCGTGGGCGCGGGCACCATCGAGCGGGAGCTGACGGGTCCCGTCGCCCGCACTCCGGGAACGTGGTGGGAGCGTTCCGACGTCAAGAAGGTCTGCGAATGGCTCTTCGGCATCGGTGTGCTGACCACGGGCTCCCGGCGCGGGTTCGAGCGGCTGTACGACCTCAGCGAGCGCGTGCTGCCGCCGGAGGTGCTGCACCGTACCGTGGACGTTCGCACCGCCGCGCGACAGCTCGTCGAACGCGCCGCACGGGCCTACGGCATCGCCACCGAGCCGGACCTGCGGGACTACTACCGGCTCTCGCCCGAGGTCACCCGGCGGGCCGTGGCCGACCTCGTCGCCGACGGGGTGCTGGAGCCGGTGCGGGTGGAGACGTGGAGGGCCACCGCGTACCGGCACGTGGCCGCGCGCACGCCCCGCCGCGTGGCGGGCCGGGCGCTGTTGTGCCCGTTCGATCCGCTGGTGTGGGAGCGCAAAAGGACGGAGCGGCTGTTCGGCTTCCGGTACCGCATCGAGATCTACGTGCCGGAGTCACGGCGAGTCCACGGCTACTACGTGTTCCCGTTCCTGCTCGACGGAGCGTTGGTGGCGCGGGTCGACCTCAAGGCCGACCGCGCGGCCGGGGTCCTGCGCGTGCAGGGGGCTTTCGCCGAGCCCGGCGTGGAGCGCGACCGGGTCGCCTCGGAACTCCTCGCCGAACTCGGCGTCATGGCCTCGTGGTTGGGTCTCGACGAGGTTGGCGTCGGCGAGCGCGGGGACCTCGCCGCCGAACTCAGGCGCTTGTGA
- a CDS encoding GNAT family N-acetyltransferase, whose amino-acid sequence MTTADVRLATTDDVPEITRIQLSTWRTAYGDALGTAVNTLVPEEVSASWTEAVEHPDTDVYVAVEGTTTVGFCVAGPAPASEVAAADGSLPDDADRTGLIASLLVEPRWGRRGHGGRLLGTAAAGLRRRGAERGITWVVQSDSASLAFYRSVGWNPDGTVRILDTGERTIKELRITGTLDLRLEHPETSDLD is encoded by the coding sequence ATGACGACCGCCGACGTCCGTCTCGCCACCACCGACGACGTCCCCGAGATCACGCGGATTCAACTCTCCACGTGGCGCACCGCCTACGGGGACGCTCTGGGCACGGCCGTGAACACGCTCGTCCCGGAAGAGGTCTCGGCGAGCTGGACGGAAGCCGTGGAACACCCGGACACCGACGTCTACGTCGCCGTCGAGGGAACCACCACCGTCGGATTCTGCGTCGCGGGTCCCGCTCCCGCCTCGGAGGTCGCCGCCGCGGACGGCAGCCTGCCCGACGACGCCGACCGGACGGGACTGATCGCCTCCCTGCTCGTGGAGCCCAGGTGGGGGCGCCGGGGGCACGGGGGCCGCCTGCTCGGGACGGCGGCGGCCGGACTGCGCCGTCGCGGGGCCGAACGCGGCATCACCTGGGTCGTACAGTCCGATTCCGCGTCCCTGGCCTTCTACCGAAGCGTCGGTTGGAACCCCGACGGCACCGTGCGCATCCTCGACACCGGCGAACGCACGATCAAGGAACTCCGCATCACCGGCACCCTCGACCTTCGCCTGGAACATCCCGAGACGTCCGATCTCGACTAG